In Stieleria varia, one genomic interval encodes:
- a CDS encoding metal-dependent hydrolase, whose product MADFKTHITVSTVGGIAYGYWGAATQGMTVENGMLAGGLCAVSGMLPDLDSDGGIPLRETSMFAAAVVPILMIDRFRDYGLSRESMALAAMIIYLGIRFVVVEFFKRFTVHRGMWHSLPAAAAAGLIAYLLMPSQSEAVRAYKSFAVVLGFIIHLILDEIWAVEVGVGRLRTKKSFGTALKFFGPNATANAFVYLMVIGLSYAAWHDDGICKRLKEQERSWIFGPTQYTAPVEPPPFTMPQFAQPAPPYYDPNSWTR is encoded by the coding sequence GTGGCAGACTTCAAAACACACATCACCGTCAGCACCGTTGGTGGTATCGCGTACGGATACTGGGGTGCAGCGACTCAAGGCATGACCGTGGAGAACGGCATGCTGGCCGGTGGCTTGTGCGCCGTCAGTGGAATGCTGCCCGACTTGGACAGCGACGGTGGAATTCCGTTGCGTGAGACCAGCATGTTTGCGGCCGCGGTGGTACCGATCTTGATGATCGATCGATTTCGTGATTACGGATTGTCGCGAGAGTCGATGGCCTTGGCGGCGATGATCATCTACTTGGGAATACGATTCGTCGTGGTCGAATTCTTCAAACGGTTCACGGTGCACCGCGGCATGTGGCACAGCCTGCCTGCTGCCGCGGCGGCAGGCTTGATCGCCTACTTGTTGATGCCCAGCCAAAGTGAAGCGGTGCGCGCATACAAAAGTTTTGCCGTGGTGTTGGGTTTCATCATCCATTTGATTTTGGATGAGATATGGGCGGTTGAAGTCGGTGTGGGAAGATTGAGAACAAAGAAATCATTTGGCACGGCATTAAAGTTCTTTGGCCCCAATGCGACGGCCAATGCGTTCGTCTACTTGATGGTCATCGGTTTGTCATACGCGGCATGGCATGACGATGGGATCTGCAAACGCCTAAAGGAACAAGAACGTTCGTGGATCTTTGGTCCGACACAGTACACGGCGCCGGTAGAACCGCCTCCATTCACGATGCCGCAGTTCGCGCAGCCGGCGCCGCCGTATTACGATCCAAACAGTTGGACGCGGTGA
- the dtd gene encoding D-aminoacyl-tRNA deacylase, whose protein sequence is MKVVLQRVTQASVTVDGTCVGQIGPGLLALVGIAEGDTADQVRWMAEKTAQLRIFEDDQGKMNRSILDTGGEVLVVSQFTLLGDCRKGRRPAFTGAAHPEIANELYLHYADLLAGQGIGVQKGVFAADMKVSLLNDGPVTLILER, encoded by the coding sequence TTGAAAGTCGTTTTGCAGCGAGTGACTCAGGCGAGCGTTACCGTCGACGGGACGTGCGTCGGCCAAATCGGACCAGGGTTGCTGGCGTTGGTCGGCATCGCCGAAGGTGACACGGCAGACCAAGTGCGGTGGATGGCAGAGAAAACCGCCCAACTGAGAATCTTTGAAGACGATCAGGGAAAGATGAACCGTAGCATCCTGGACACAGGCGGAGAGGTCCTGGTCGTCAGCCAATTCACGCTTCTGGGAGATTGCCGGAAAGGACGCCGACCCGCGTTCACCGGTGCTGCACATCCGGAGATCGCCAACGAACTCTATTTGCATTACGCGGATCTGCTGGCAGGGCAGGGGATTGGTGTCCAAAAAGGAGTCTTTGCCGCTGACATGAAAGTGTCACTCCTCAACGACGGTCCCGTCACCCTGATCTTGGAACGCTAG
- a CDS encoding DUF1559 domain-containing protein, with amino-acid sequence MIVTFRAPQAFVTRNRNRLAMPYLFTCPHCQTKTQVDDRYSGHKGQCATCGGDITVPYFTDAGAVQASATRSATAKRNKSTGLFVAAGLAVVILACIVFAAIRYGGQTVAALTENRLRSASMKNLQEIATALNAYADEFGTYPPAYTTSANGTPLHSWRVLILPYLDEVELYDQFDLSKPWSDEANMSVAYQMPGVYEHPDTNAVGYSMVPAYYYLTGPGTLFPKGKPLGPEDVKDNGSQTILVIEGRPTISSGMWTEPVDMDYGKMQGLVGGAVGIEPGGWIPGGVAMATVDGRAHFLPIGTPASTFNALVTPAGNEPLADDTLD; translated from the coding sequence ATGATAGTCACGTTTCGCGCCCCGCAAGCATTCGTTACTCGAAACCGCAACCGACTCGCCATGCCGTATTTGTTCACCTGCCCCCATTGTCAAACGAAAACGCAAGTTGACGATCGGTACAGCGGTCACAAGGGCCAATGTGCGACATGCGGTGGCGACATCACAGTCCCGTATTTCACTGACGCGGGGGCGGTTCAAGCGAGCGCCACAAGGTCCGCCACAGCAAAGAGAAACAAATCGACCGGCTTGTTCGTGGCCGCAGGCTTGGCGGTGGTGATCTTGGCATGCATTGTTTTTGCGGCGATCCGCTACGGCGGCCAAACGGTCGCGGCGCTCACGGAAAATCGACTGCGATCAGCATCGATGAAAAACCTGCAAGAGATCGCAACGGCATTGAACGCGTACGCAGACGAATTCGGCACTTATCCGCCCGCCTACACAACGAGCGCCAACGGCACTCCCCTGCACTCTTGGCGTGTCCTCATCCTGCCGTATTTGGATGAAGTTGAGCTGTATGACCAATTCGATCTCAGTAAACCGTGGAGTGACGAAGCCAACATGTCGGTTGCATATCAGATGCCCGGTGTTTACGAGCATCCTGATACCAACGCGGTCGGCTACTCAATGGTGCCCGCGTACTATTACTTGACCGGCCCAGGCACATTGTTTCCCAAAGGAAAACCGCTTGGCCCCGAAGACGTGAAGGACAACGGTTCACAAACGATCCTGGTGATCGAAGGACGACCGACGATCAGCTCTGGAATGTGGACAGAGCCGGTCGACATGGATTACGGCAAGATGCAGGGACTGGTTGGGGGTGCCGTCGGTATTGAACCAGGCGGATGGATACCCGGTGGAGTTGCGATGGCGACCGTCGATGGACGTGCACACTTTCTGCCCATCGGGACGCCCGCGTCAACGTTCAATGCACTGGTGACCCCGGCCGGCAATGAGCCGCTTGCCGACGACACCTTGGACTGA
- a CDS encoding argininosuccinate synthase gives MSKKSCVLAYSGGLDTSVILGWLQDQGYEVHAVYVDLGQPCEDREAIMKKARDGGAASARLIDVREELCRDFAFPVLAWQAKYEQIYLLGTSIARPLISKVCLEVAREVGATAYAHGATGKGNDQCRFQLAAEALNPKVEMIAPWRIKAFREAFPGRTELIAYCNEKNIPVKASTAKPYSSDENVLHISYEAGDLEDLNVNGVELVDFGMGVSPQEAPDTPESVTIDFESGVPVALNGNKVSALEMVEQLNAIAGRNGVGRIDMVENRFVGMKSRGVYESPGMTVLYDALMYVEQLTMDRDLMHLRDRLAPEVAEMVYYGFWYTPKMDSLMAFIRQAQKTVTGSVTLKLYKGNVMVDSRTSPNSLYDAEIATMEGGGSYNQDDAEGFLRIQGLPSRVQGIVTPRKF, from the coding sequence ATGTCCAAAAAAAGTTGCGTTCTGGCTTACTCCGGCGGTCTCGATACTTCGGTCATTCTGGGATGGCTGCAGGATCAAGGCTACGAGGTGCACGCTGTCTACGTCGACTTGGGTCAGCCTTGCGAAGACCGTGAGGCGATCATGAAAAAGGCTCGCGACGGTGGTGCCGCGTCCGCCCGGTTGATCGACGTCCGCGAAGAACTCTGTCGCGACTTTGCCTTTCCCGTACTGGCGTGGCAAGCCAAGTATGAACAGATCTATCTGCTGGGCACGTCGATCGCCCGCCCGTTGATCAGCAAGGTCTGTTTGGAAGTCGCCCGTGAAGTCGGCGCGACCGCCTACGCGCACGGCGCGACCGGCAAGGGCAACGACCAGTGCCGATTCCAGTTGGCCGCCGAAGCGCTCAATCCCAAAGTCGAGATGATCGCTCCCTGGCGCATCAAAGCATTCCGCGAAGCGTTCCCGGGACGCACCGAGTTGATCGCCTACTGCAATGAAAAAAACATTCCCGTCAAAGCGTCCACGGCCAAGCCGTACAGCAGCGACGAGAATGTGTTGCATATCAGCTACGAAGCCGGGGATCTGGAAGACCTCAACGTCAACGGCGTCGAACTGGTCGACTTTGGCATGGGTGTCAGTCCTCAAGAAGCACCCGATACGCCCGAGTCGGTGACCATTGATTTCGAATCCGGTGTGCCGGTCGCGCTCAATGGCAATAAGGTCAGCGCCTTGGAGATGGTCGAGCAACTCAACGCCATCGCCGGACGCAACGGCGTCGGCCGAATCGACATGGTCGAGAACCGCTTCGTCGGCATGAAGAGCCGCGGCGTGTACGAGTCACCTGGAATGACCGTCCTGTACGACGCGTTGATGTATGTGGAACAACTGACCATGGACCGCGACCTGATGCACTTGCGTGATCGTTTGGCCCCCGAAGTCGCCGAGATGGTTTACTACGGATTCTGGTACACGCCCAAAATGGATTCCTTAATGGCCTTTATCCGCCAAGCACAAAAGACGGTGACCGGCAGCGTGACGCTGAAACTTTACAAGGGCAACGTCATGGTCGATTCCCGCACCAGCCCGAACAGCCTCTACGACGCCGAGATCGCAACGATGGAAGGCGGCGGGTCGTACAACCAAGACGACGCCGAAGGTTTCTTGCGTATTCAAGGCTTGCCCAGCCGCGTCCAAGGAATCGTGACCCCACGCAAGTTCTGA
- the larB gene encoding nickel pincer cofactor biosynthesis protein LarB, with translation MTSPADPPRTDDPALVLGRVAAGQMSVADALRRLGIDSTGDAGTRDAAIGDSAIGDSATGDSATGDSATRQLENATVDLGRSSRCGFAEVIYGEGKSADLIIRIISAQQTAGQSSLVTRIDPDTATEVLRSVPTAGAEEVLARHNPTARTLSVGVATANRPIPLNATPLSETSLDADGVSALPRHVAVVTAGSTDAPVAEEAMETLHWMGVPFSLITDIGVAGPQRLLQAVPRLRAASAIIVIAGMEGALPAAIGGHVRCVVFAVPTSVGYGATLGGLTPMLGMLSSCASNVAVVNIDAGFKAAYLAGITWQQLNAAAEESKS, from the coding sequence GTGACATCGCCTGCTGACCCACCCCGAACCGACGACCCGGCATTGGTCTTGGGACGAGTAGCCGCGGGACAAATGTCGGTGGCCGACGCACTCCGTCGGCTGGGAATCGACTCAACGGGCGATGCGGGGACGCGCGATGCAGCAATCGGCGATTCAGCAATCGGCGATTCAGCGACCGGCGATTCAGCGACCGGCGATTCAGCGACACGGCAATTGGAGAACGCGACAGTGGATTTGGGGCGTTCGTCCCGCTGTGGGTTTGCCGAAGTGATTTATGGTGAAGGCAAATCGGCGGACTTGATCATCCGTATCATCTCGGCTCAGCAGACCGCCGGGCAAAGCTCACTGGTGACGCGAATCGACCCCGACACGGCGACCGAAGTCCTGCGGAGTGTTCCCACGGCAGGAGCCGAAGAAGTCTTGGCCCGACACAATCCCACCGCGCGAACCCTGAGCGTGGGTGTCGCCACGGCGAATCGGCCCATCCCACTGAACGCGACACCACTGAGCGAGACATCATTGGATGCAGACGGAGTCTCTGCCCTGCCCCGTCACGTTGCCGTGGTCACAGCGGGCAGCACGGACGCGCCGGTGGCCGAAGAGGCGATGGAGACCTTGCACTGGATGGGAGTTCCATTTTCATTGATCACGGACATCGGAGTTGCCGGTCCACAGCGATTACTGCAAGCCGTTCCCAGACTGCGTGCCGCGTCGGCGATCATCGTGATCGCGGGCATGGAGGGAGCTTTGCCGGCGGCGATCGGAGGACACGTTCGATGCGTTGTGTTTGCGGTGCCCACCAGTGTCGGTTACGGGGCGACGTTGGGCGGGTTGACTCCGATGCTGGGAATGCTCAGCTCGTGCGCGTCCAATGTCGCCGTGGTGAACATTGATGCGGGGTTCAAAGCCGCTTATCTTGCCGGCATCACTTGGCAACAACTCAACGCCGCCGCCGAGGAGTCCAAATCGTGA
- a CDS encoding NAD(P)H-hydrate dehydratase has translation MNSRPPLLFPSRDTDSHKGDFGRVVLIGGSRGMAGSISLSSIAALKTGSGLVTALVPDRCLETVASFHPGVMTVPLADTPQGRFDVLDECHEVNKHLQRADAIGIGPGMTTGAGSVGLVCRVLQQTSIPRVLDADAINILAEHGWLNSDSPAVPINGPINGPIVLTPHPGELSRLTGVPAGERKKQIDAAAGLAQRHGIVVVVKGGPTVVVGFDSATAQPLRWTNDTGNPGMATAGSGDVLTGVITSLLGQGLSAWDASRLGVWVHGRAGDRAADSIGSSGMTCWEILTALPCSAQDATV, from the coding sequence GTGAACAGCCGCCCTCCCCTGCTCTTTCCAAGCCGTGACACCGACAGCCACAAGGGAGACTTTGGACGTGTGGTCTTGATCGGCGGCAGTCGTGGCATGGCGGGCTCGATTTCACTGTCAAGCATTGCGGCGCTCAAAACCGGTTCGGGGCTCGTCACCGCATTGGTACCCGATCGCTGTTTGGAAACGGTGGCGTCCTTTCATCCGGGCGTGATGACCGTGCCGCTTGCTGACACACCGCAAGGACGATTCGACGTGCTCGATGAGTGCCATGAGGTGAACAAACACTTGCAGCGTGCCGATGCGATCGGAATCGGACCTGGCATGACCACCGGGGCCGGATCCGTTGGATTGGTTTGCCGCGTGCTGCAGCAAACATCGATTCCCCGTGTTCTCGACGCGGACGCGATCAATATTCTGGCGGAGCATGGGTGGTTGAACTCGGACTCACCGGCAGTCCCGATCAATGGCCCGATCAATGGCCCGATCGTTTTGACGCCGCATCCTGGAGAGCTGTCGCGATTGACGGGGGTGCCTGCCGGGGAGCGGAAAAAGCAGATCGATGCCGCGGCGGGACTGGCACAGCGACACGGAATCGTCGTGGTCGTCAAAGGCGGCCCGACGGTGGTGGTGGGATTTGACAGCGCGACTGCGCAGCCGCTGCGTTGGACCAACGACACGGGAAACCCCGGCATGGCGACCGCGGGCAGCGGCGACGTGCTGACCGGCGTGATCACATCGCTGCTCGGGCAGGGGCTCTCTGCGTGGGATGCGTCCCGACTGGGCGTCTGGGTACACGGACGAGCAGGCGATCGGGCCGCTGATTCGATCGGTAGCTCAGGCATGACGTGCTGGGAGATTTTGACCGCCCTGCCCTGCTCTGCCCAGGATGCGACCGTCTGA
- a CDS encoding bifunctional riboflavin kinase/FAD synthetase: MTSIVSLADLNAPAVDSVLQGGVISIGNFDGVHRGHALLLREVRRQADKRGCPAVAVTLFPHPAVLLRPESAPPRLTWLERRAERMHALGIDQLIICETTSELLSLTAESFFELLAIQHMGASGIVEGPNFYFGRDRAGDINTLGELCQRSGIELSVVTGFRKGHELVSSTRIRDALNRGNVHLACDMLGDAHRIRGRVVAGDGRGRTLGFPTANLDQIDVVVPAPGVYAGWAMIDGGLIRQAAAIHVGQSPTFDSGENGKVEVHLLDHNGDLYGHELYVDFVARVRDVARFESGEQLTQQLHQDVDRVRKLLRKSHS, from the coding sequence GTGACCTCCATCGTTTCGCTTGCCGACCTCAACGCGCCGGCGGTCGACTCGGTCCTGCAGGGCGGCGTCATCAGCATCGGCAATTTTGACGGCGTCCACCGCGGCCACGCCCTGCTGTTGCGTGAGGTGCGACGCCAAGCGGACAAGCGAGGATGTCCGGCGGTTGCCGTCACGCTGTTTCCCCACCCGGCGGTGCTGCTGCGTCCTGAATCGGCCCCGCCACGGTTGACGTGGTTGGAACGGCGAGCCGAACGCATGCACGCGTTGGGGATTGACCAGTTGATTATCTGCGAAACGACCAGCGAACTGCTGAGCCTGACCGCGGAGTCATTCTTTGAACTGCTGGCCATCCAACACATGGGGGCCAGCGGGATCGTGGAAGGCCCAAACTTTTATTTCGGGCGGGACCGTGCGGGCGACATCAACACGCTGGGCGAGTTGTGCCAACGCAGCGGCATCGAATTGTCGGTCGTCACCGGTTTTCGCAAAGGACACGAGTTGGTCAGCAGCACGCGGATTCGCGACGCGTTGAACCGCGGCAATGTGCACCTGGCGTGTGACATGCTGGGCGATGCACACAGGATCCGGGGGCGTGTCGTGGCGGGCGACGGACGCGGCCGAACGCTCGGGTTTCCGACCGCGAACTTGGATCAGATCGATGTCGTCGTGCCCGCGCCCGGCGTTTATGCAGGCTGGGCGATGATCGACGGCGGCTTGATTCGCCAAGCCGCCGCGATTCACGTCGGCCAAAGCCCGACCTTTGACAGCGGCGAAAACGGCAAAGTGGAAGTCCACCTGTTGGATCACAACGGCGACTTGTACGGACACGAGCTTTACGTCGATTTCGTCGCGCGAGTGCGTGACGTCGCCCGATTCGAATCGGGCGAGCAACTTACGCAGCAACTTCACCAGGACGTGGACCGCGTCCGAAAACTACTACGAAAGAGTCATTCATGA
- a CDS encoding DHH family phosphoesterase yields MSVNWKAFVDQISHYQSFVLVSHIRPDCDALGSELGMAYVLRQIGKDVRIINAHRTPPALQFLDPAGNIEVLGDDVEAEDISPDCIMILDTSAWAQLGDMGDVIRAASCDKMVLDHHVGEDALGATMYKDYQAEATGHLVVQAADALKVPLARQMAGALFAAIATDTGWFRFGSVTPETYRVVARLIEAGVVPSEIYGDLYERDTLGRLKLRGLILSRTQSEVGGALMHTYVEKEDFEAVGALPSDTEDAINLTLAVENTKAAVIFVGQIRGGFKLSFRSRCAMDCNEIARQFGGGGHKAAAGAFQEGTLADVKARVLPVVIAAVEKAMQQEG; encoded by the coding sequence ATGAGCGTCAATTGGAAAGCCTTTGTCGACCAGATCAGCCACTATCAGTCCTTTGTGCTGGTCAGCCACATCCGCCCCGACTGTGACGCTCTGGGCAGCGAACTGGGGATGGCCTACGTGCTGCGTCAGATCGGCAAGGACGTTCGTATCATCAACGCGCACCGTACTCCGCCTGCCCTGCAATTCTTGGATCCGGCGGGCAACATCGAAGTCCTTGGTGATGATGTGGAGGCCGAAGACATCTCGCCCGACTGCATCATGATCCTGGACACCAGCGCGTGGGCTCAACTGGGCGACATGGGCGACGTCATTCGCGCCGCATCGTGTGACAAGATGGTCCTGGACCACCATGTCGGTGAAGACGCCCTCGGGGCGACGATGTACAAGGATTATCAAGCCGAAGCCACAGGGCACTTGGTCGTCCAAGCCGCGGACGCACTGAAAGTACCGTTGGCTCGGCAGATGGCCGGAGCACTGTTCGCCGCCATCGCAACCGACACCGGCTGGTTCCGTTTCGGCAGCGTGACTCCGGAAACCTATCGTGTCGTTGCCCGATTGATCGAAGCCGGTGTTGTGCCCAGCGAGATCTATGGCGATCTCTACGAGCGTGACACACTGGGACGCCTGAAACTGCGCGGCCTGATCCTTTCACGAACACAGAGCGAAGTCGGCGGTGCCTTGATGCACACCTATGTCGAAAAGGAAGATTTCGAAGCCGTCGGAGCACTCCCCAGCGATACCGAAGACGCGATCAACCTGACGCTCGCGGTGGAGAACACCAAAGCCGCCGTGATCTTTGTCGGCCAGATTCGAGGCGGATTCAAGCTGAGTTTCAGGAGCCGCTGCGCGATGGACTGCAACGAGATCGCAAGGCAGTTCGGTGGCGGTGGACACAAAGCCGCCGCGGGTGCCTTTCAAGAAGGCACGCTGGCGGATGTCAAAGCTCGCGTGTTGCCGGTCGTGATCGCAGCAGTCGAGAAAGCGATGCAGCAGGAAGGCTGA
- a CDS encoding membrane or secreted protein, whose amino-acid sequence MSRARGIVASWIVCLIGLGLGAESATGQDGTQQADAQVAYIDAVDLLPESTAGIVRVPNLPTFCDAWKKTQFGKLVDDEAMQPFIEAQRKRAENLLDAVESPIGLRPNDLYDIASGEVAFAWLPFDQDKRRPYAACVIADVRGKDQEVAAAVEKIDRDLKAGDAVRKDVQYGGEVIRVYTTKPKPGQLKVDQVALSWNKTRIIAADRDTVVQNVLDVVAGKSTVKPLSQLPDYQKVLEQSQAAIEKTDDKTGVVCWEWFARPFAMGRILREVFEYDRGNQLDVLALLERQGFEVVEAIGGVGVVAGDQFDILHRGLILAPGEFTKAAQMLQMFNTPYEESPGWIPATVGSFTRLNWKMEEAFWASEPMINDAVDDEIFREMIEGIKNDPEGPQIDIAKNFLPHLDDELIFLTDNTEPAGPDSDRMLVAMRLTDAASVKNVIRKAMEVEPDATKLDVAELDVWQVQRDSSDEDLDVDLELAEFGLGEDFDDEDAAPLLNHWAIGVAEPKAADGSAYLLFSSHSDFLVDVAQRIAAGKADGMWKQADVEEVSQEKKKLGVNEIALDRITRTRIAFRSRWELLRTNQLQEGDSMLAKLLQRMDEAADADGNKGEPIDWSTLPPLAKIEKYLRNGGSFWEKTADGWTLTGFVLK is encoded by the coding sequence TTGTCTCGTGCCAGAGGGATCGTTGCCTCCTGGATTGTCTGCCTGATCGGGCTCGGTCTTGGGGCGGAGTCAGCAACTGGCCAGGACGGTACGCAGCAGGCCGACGCGCAGGTCGCGTACATCGATGCAGTCGACTTGTTGCCCGAATCGACGGCAGGCATCGTGCGTGTGCCCAATCTGCCGACCTTCTGTGACGCATGGAAAAAGACTCAGTTCGGGAAACTGGTTGACGATGAAGCGATGCAGCCTTTCATCGAAGCGCAGCGTAAGCGTGCTGAAAACTTGCTCGATGCCGTCGAAAGCCCCATCGGTCTGCGGCCCAACGATCTCTACGACATCGCGTCCGGTGAAGTCGCCTTTGCGTGGTTGCCGTTTGATCAAGACAAGCGTCGTCCCTACGCTGCGTGCGTGATCGCTGACGTGCGCGGAAAAGACCAGGAAGTCGCAGCGGCGGTGGAAAAGATTGATCGCGATCTGAAAGCCGGTGATGCGGTTCGCAAGGACGTCCAGTACGGCGGCGAAGTCATCCGCGTGTACACGACCAAGCCCAAGCCTGGGCAACTCAAAGTCGATCAAGTCGCGTTATCATGGAACAAAACACGCATCATTGCTGCAGACCGCGACACGGTTGTGCAAAACGTGCTCGACGTGGTAGCCGGGAAATCCACCGTGAAGCCGCTTTCGCAATTGCCCGATTATCAGAAGGTACTGGAGCAATCCCAAGCAGCGATCGAAAAGACAGATGACAAGACCGGTGTGGTCTGCTGGGAGTGGTTCGCCCGCCCGTTCGCGATGGGACGCATTCTTCGTGAGGTCTTTGAGTACGATCGTGGCAATCAACTCGATGTGCTGGCTCTACTGGAGCGACAAGGTTTTGAGGTTGTCGAAGCCATCGGTGGTGTCGGAGTCGTGGCCGGTGATCAGTTTGACATACTGCATCGCGGCTTGATCTTGGCACCGGGCGAGTTTACCAAAGCAGCGCAGATGTTGCAGATGTTCAACACACCCTACGAAGAATCCCCGGGATGGATTCCAGCAACGGTCGGGTCCTTCACACGATTGAATTGGAAAATGGAGGAAGCCTTTTGGGCGTCCGAGCCAATGATCAACGACGCCGTGGATGACGAAATCTTTCGCGAAATGATTGAGGGCATCAAGAACGATCCGGAAGGACCTCAGATCGACATTGCCAAAAACTTTCTGCCGCATTTGGACGATGAGTTGATCTTCCTGACCGACAACACGGAGCCGGCCGGACCGGACTCCGATCGCATGTTGGTCGCCATGCGGTTGACCGATGCGGCGTCGGTCAAGAATGTGATTCGCAAGGCGATGGAAGTGGAGCCCGATGCGACAAAGTTGGACGTGGCTGAATTGGATGTTTGGCAAGTCCAGCGTGATTCGTCTGACGAGGACTTGGATGTCGATCTGGAGCTGGCAGAGTTTGGGTTGGGCGAAGACTTTGACGATGAAGATGCTGCTCCGTTGTTGAACCACTGGGCCATCGGCGTGGCCGAACCGAAGGCCGCTGACGGCTCGGCTTACCTCCTATTTTCCAGTCATTCCGACTTCCTCGTCGACGTCGCTCAGCGTATCGCCGCGGGCAAAGCTGATGGCATGTGGAAACAGGCTGACGTGGAGGAAGTCTCGCAGGAGAAGAAAAAGCTTGGGGTCAACGAAATCGCTTTGGATCGCATCACACGCACTCGGATCGCCTTCCGTTCTCGATGGGAGTTGCTCCGCACCAATCAATTGCAGGAAGGCGACTCGATGTTGGCGAAGCTGTTGCAGCGAATGGACGAAGCCGCCGATGCGGACGGCAACAAAGGTGAGCCAATCGATTGGAGCACGTTGCCGCCGCTGGCAAAGATTGAAAAGTACTTGCGCAACGGTGGCAGTTTCTGGGAAAAGACCGCTGACGGCTGGACGCTCACGGGCTTTGTCTTGAAGTAA
- the purB gene encoding adenylosuccinate lyase: protein MSDFESTPYQNPLIERYSSREMAHWWGPERRFQTWRSLWIALAESEKELGLPISDTQIEQLKAFRENLNLDVAAEYERIRRHDVMAHVEAYGDQCPDAKPIIHLGATSCFVTDNADLVLIRGALELVARRLAGTIDALGTFAAQHRALPCLGFTHLQPAQPTTVGKRCCLWAYDLVLDLHEIEHRLEQLRARSAKGTTGTQASFLQLFGGDHEKVLQLEKKVSEKLGFSDSYAVTGQTYPRKVDSQILDALSGVSQSLHKIATDIRLLANRKEIEEPIEKHQIGSSAMPYKRNPMRSERICALTRYVISLQSSPAMTAATQWMERTLDDSANRRLVIPQAFLAVDASLVLMQNIASGFEVYPKTIEYNLAKELPYMETENIMMKAVAAGGDRQELHERIRVHSREVAQRVNAEGKPNDMIERLKNDAAFSAVEFDTEIDPMDFVGRSPQQVDQFIAEHVDPIRVRYGGKSDLSVEVNV, encoded by the coding sequence ATGTCCGACTTTGAATCCACTCCTTACCAAAACCCCCTCATTGAGCGATACAGCTCCCGCGAAATGGCCCATTGGTGGGGCCCTGAGCGACGATTCCAGACCTGGAGAAGCCTCTGGATCGCCCTGGCGGAAAGCGAAAAAGAGCTCGGTTTGCCGATTTCTGACACCCAGATCGAACAATTGAAGGCATTTCGGGAGAATTTGAACCTCGACGTCGCCGCAGAATATGAGCGAATTCGACGCCATGACGTGATGGCGCACGTGGAAGCCTATGGCGACCAATGCCCCGATGCCAAGCCGATCATTCACCTGGGTGCGACGAGCTGTTTCGTTACCGACAACGCAGATTTGGTGCTGATTCGTGGTGCGTTGGAGCTTGTCGCCCGACGATTGGCCGGCACGATCGACGCCCTGGGAACCTTTGCGGCCCAGCACCGTGCCCTGCCCTGCCTCGGATTTACGCACCTGCAACCCGCTCAACCGACGACGGTCGGCAAACGATGCTGCCTGTGGGCCTACGATTTGGTGCTGGATCTGCACGAAATCGAACACCGCTTGGAACAATTGCGGGCCCGGAGCGCCAAGGGGACCACGGGCACCCAAGCCAGTTTCCTGCAACTCTTTGGCGGGGACCACGAAAAGGTCCTGCAGCTTGAGAAAAAAGTCTCCGAAAAACTTGGCTTTTCCGATTCCTACGCCGTCACCGGGCAGACTTATCCTCGCAAAGTCGACTCGCAGATTCTTGACGCGCTGAGTGGCGTCAGCCAATCGCTACACAAAATCGCCACGGACATTCGTCTGCTGGCCAACCGCAAGGAAATCGAAGAACCGATCGAGAAGCATCAGATCGGCAGCTCGGCGATGCCCTACAAACGCAATCCGATGCGAAGCGAACGGATCTGCGCGTTGACTCGCTACGTCATCAGCTTGCAGAGCAGTCCCGCCATGACGGCGGCGACTCAGTGGATGGAACGCACGCTGGACGACAGCGCCAATCGACGACTCGTCATCCCACAAGCTTTCCTGGCCGTGGACGCCTCACTGGTGTTGATGCAAAACATTGCCAGCGGTTTCGAAGTCTACCCCAAGACGATTGAGTACAACTTGGCAAAAGAACTGCCGTACATGGAAACCGAAAACATCATGATGAAAGCCGTCGCGGCGGGCGGTGACCGTCAAGAGCTGCACGAACGCATCCGTGTGCACAGCCGCGAAGTCGCCCAGCGGGTCAACGCGGAGGGCAAACCCAACGACATGATCGAACGATTAAAGAACGACGCGGCTTTCTCGGCGGTCGAGTTTGATACCGAGATCGACCCGATGGATTTCGTGGGTCGATCACCACAACAAGTCGACCAGTTCATCGCAGAACACGTCGACCCCATTCGAGTCCGCTACGGCGGCAAATCCGACTTGAGTGTCGAAGTCAACGTGTGA